The Lactobacillus sp. ESL0680 genome has a segment encoding these proteins:
- a CDS encoding helix-turn-helix transcriptional regulator: MKSVGENIKDLRIARKITQTDLAKTLYTRSAISKIEHSNQDLLYENAKVILEKLGVSQTEFEYIRNNYSFTPKEDIIYSFLNITYNTETATINELLKKCSYLADDPDITHIKIILTAFKNDKDQLGLTLAKKMLIPLWNDQFSKYDTWTILDLHILNMIFFIFDTETMNQISKQAITVINTKYPFLKSLKASFLLNRGILLMRSGNITQAIQALKSTCQICQKNRQYDKLLIAQTRIAICNNDKDLALHYINILHELGATDLSTSLKKEVLLFLN, translated from the coding sequence ATGAAGTCGGTAGGAGAAAACATTAAAGATCTTCGCATAGCACGTAAAATCACGCAAACGGATCTAGCTAAAACTCTATATACTAGAAGTGCTATCTCTAAAATTGAACATTCCAATCAGGATTTATTATATGAAAATGCTAAAGTAATTTTAGAAAAATTAGGTGTTTCTCAAACGGAATTTGAATATATTAGAAACAACTATTCTTTTACTCCAAAAGAAGATATCATTTATTCTTTTCTAAATATTACTTACAATACTGAAACTGCCACCATTAATGAGCTACTTAAAAAATGTTCTTATTTAGCTGATGATCCTGACATTACACATATAAAAATCATATTAACTGCCTTCAAAAATGATAAAGACCAGCTAGGGCTTACTCTAGCCAAAAAAATGCTTATCCCTCTTTGGAATGACCAATTTTCTAAATACGATACCTGGACTATTTTAGATTTACACATCCTCAATATGATATTCTTTATATTCGATACAGAAACCATGAATCAAATTTCAAAGCAGGCTATTACTGTAATTAATACCAAATATCCTTTTTTAAAATCACTTAAAGCTAGTTTTCTTTTAAATCGGGGTATTCTCTTAATGCGCTCAGGCAACATAACACAAGCAATTCAAGCTTTAAAAAGTACCTGCCAAATTTGTCAAAAAAACAGACAATACGACAAATTATTAATTGCCCAAACTAGAATAGCTATTTGCAATAACGATAAGGACCTAGCATTACATTATATAAACATACTTCATGAACTGGGCGCTACCGACTTAAGCACTAGTTTAAAGAAAGAAGTGCTACTTTTCTTAAATTAA
- a CDS encoding DUF1827 family protein: MHLIDVTNSYRDLVHSQLNSTDVNYVKVYSLGNTSVIYTESDKAIGIAIENHDRRVRKDEVEFIIKRLIKENDPSYLLTFDKDQRVVEIHVDK, encoded by the coding sequence ATGCATTTAATAGATGTAACCAATAGCTATCGGGATTTAGTTCACAGTCAGCTTAACTCAACTGATGTGAACTATGTCAAAGTTTATTCTTTAGGTAATACTTCTGTTATTTATACTGAGAGTGATAAGGCAATCGGGATTGCGATCGAGAACCATGACCGCCGCGTCCGTAAGGATGAGGTCGAGTTCATTATCAAACGCTTGATTAAAGAGAACGATCCTTCATATTTGCTAACCTTTGATAAAGATCAACGCGTGGTCGAAATTCACGTTGATAAATAA
- a CDS encoding ATP-dependent Clp protease ATP-binding subunit produces the protein MLCQNCQKRPASIHLYAKVNGQSREINLCGQCYQQLKQQGNINMNNDNNGFFGDFDDLFNSMNANNAAFNNANHEQPQRPNNGAGGGRSLLDQYGTDLTALAKKGKIDPVIGRDKEIARVIEILNRRTKNNPVLIGEAGVGKTAVVEGLAQQIVDGSVPAKLQDKRIISLNVVSLVQGTGIRGQFEQRMQQLIKELQQHDDIILFIDEIHEIVGAGNAEGGMDAGNIIKPALARGDLQLVGATTLKEYREIEKDSALARRFQPVDVKEPSVAETIRILKGIQKRYEDYHHVHYTDDAIKSAAELSERYIQDRFLPDKAIDLLDEAGSRMNLTIPYVDKDKLKERITAAQELKQESLKNEDYEKAAYYRDQIEKYNKVKDQKIDPDKSPVITSKIMNKIVEEKTGIPVGDLQKQEENQLQTLAPTLKAHVIGQDQAVDKVARAIRRNRIGFNKSGRPIGSFLFVGPTGVGKTELAKQLAKQMFGSENAMIRFDMSEFMESYSVSKLIGSAPGYVGYEEAGQLTEQVRRHPYSLILLDEIEKADPSVMNLFLQILDDGRLTDSQGRTVSFKDTIIIMTSNAGQGIKNTSVGFAAENTDEEKDSARSSMSQFFKPEFLNRLDDVIEFNELSKEDLVKIVNLMLDETNNMVKNQGLQITVTDDAKKKLIEEGYNPAMGARPLRRIIQEEIEDRVADFKLDHPDAKNLTASVAGDQIVINEQPATIETTDADTEL, from the coding sequence TTGCTTTGTCAAAACTGTCAAAAGCGGCCTGCTTCCATTCACCTTTACGCCAAGGTCAATGGTCAAAGTCGCGAAATTAATTTATGTGGACAATGTTATCAACAACTTAAACAACAAGGAAATATTAATATGAATAATGACAACAACGGTTTCTTTGGAGACTTTGATGACTTATTTAATAGTATGAACGCAAATAATGCTGCATTTAATAATGCTAATCATGAACAACCGCAACGGCCAAATAATGGTGCCGGCGGTGGCCGTTCACTACTTGACCAATATGGTACTGACTTAACAGCACTAGCTAAAAAGGGCAAAATCGACCCAGTTATTGGTCGAGATAAGGAAATTGCGCGCGTAATTGAGATATTAAATAGAAGAACTAAAAATAATCCAGTATTAATTGGTGAAGCCGGTGTTGGTAAAACAGCGGTTGTCGAAGGACTGGCGCAACAAATTGTCGATGGTTCAGTACCTGCTAAATTACAGGACAAGCGCATTATTTCACTAAACGTCGTTTCACTTGTTCAAGGAACTGGCATCCGTGGTCAATTCGAACAGCGCATGCAGCAATTAATTAAAGAATTGCAACAGCACGACGATATTATCTTATTTATTGATGAAATTCACGAAATTGTCGGTGCTGGTAACGCTGAAGGCGGCATGGATGCAGGTAATATTATTAAGCCTGCCCTAGCCCGCGGCGACTTACAACTGGTCGGTGCAACAACCTTAAAAGAATACCGTGAAATCGAAAAAGATTCCGCGCTTGCTCGGCGATTCCAACCTGTTGACGTTAAAGAACCATCAGTTGCGGAAACTATTCGCATCTTAAAAGGAATTCAAAAACGTTACGAAGATTACCACCACGTTCACTATACTGATGATGCAATCAAGTCGGCAGCCGAATTATCAGAACGCTATATCCAAGATCGCTTCTTGCCTGACAAGGCCATTGACCTGCTTGACGAGGCTGGTTCAAGAATGAACTTAACCATTCCTTATGTTGACAAGGACAAGCTCAAGGAACGCATCACTGCTGCTCAAGAATTAAAGCAGGAATCATTAAAAAATGAGGACTACGAAAAGGCCGCATATTACCGTGACCAGATTGAGAAGTACAACAAGGTAAAAGACCAAAAGATTGATCCCGATAAGTCACCAGTTATCACCAGCAAAATCATGAACAAGATTGTTGAAGAAAAGACTGGTATTCCTGTTGGCGACCTGCAAAAGCAAGAAGAAAATCAATTACAAACTTTGGCCCCTACTTTAAAGGCTCACGTCATTGGTCAAGACCAGGCCGTTGATAAGGTTGCCCGCGCAATTCGCCGCAACCGAATTGGCTTTAACAAGTCCGGTCGTCCAATTGGCTCCTTCCTCTTTGTTGGTCCAACTGGGGTTGGTAAGACAGAACTAGCTAAGCAATTAGCTAAGCAAATGTTTGGTTCAGAAAATGCCATGATTCGTTTTGATATGTCAGAATTTATGGAATCCTACTCTGTTTCCAAATTAATCGGTTCTGCTCCCGGCTATGTTGGCTATGAAGAAGCAGGTCAATTAACCGAACAAGTTCGCCGTCACCCTTACAGTCTAATTTTGCTTGATGAAATCGAAAAGGCTGACCCATCAGTAATGAACTTATTCTTACAAATATTAGACGATGGTCGCTTGACTGACTCACAAGGTCGGACAGTTTCCTTTAAAGATACGATTATCATCATGACTTCTAATGCCGGTCAAGGTATTAAGAACACCAGCGTTGGCTTTGCGGCTGAAAATACAGATGAAGAAAAAGATTCTGCAAGAAGCTCAATGAGTCAATTCTTCAAGCCTGAATTTTTAAATCGGCTTGATGATGTCATTGAATTCAACGAGTTATCAAAGGAAGACTTAGTTAAGATTGTTAACTTGATGCTTGATGAAACCAACAACATGGTTAAGAACCAAGGCTTGCAAATTACGGTAACTGATGATGCCAAGAAGAAGTTAATCGAGGAAGGTTACAATCCAGCAATGGGTGCGCGGCCTTTACGCAGAATTATCCAAGAAGAAATTGAAGATCGGGTAGCTGACTTCAAGCTTGACCATCCAGATGCCAAGAATTTAACTGCCAGTGTTGCTGGCGACCAGATTGTAATTAATGAGCAACCTGCCACTATTGAAACAACTGATGCAGACACTGAACTTTAA
- a CDS encoding phosphocarrier protein HPr produces MEKCDFHVVAETGIHARPATLLVQAASKFGSDINLEYNGKSVNLKSIMGVMSLGVGKGADVTITADGDDEKDAIAAISETMKKEGLAE; encoded by the coding sequence ATGGAAAAATGCGATTTTCATGTTGTTGCAGAAACAGGTATTCATGCTCGTCCAGCTACACTTTTAGTACAAGCTGCTTCGAAGTTTGGTTCAGATATTAATTTGGAGTATAACGGCAAGTCAGTTAACTTGAAGTCAATCATGGGTGTTATGTCACTTGGTGTTGGCAAGGGTGCCGATGTTACAATTACTGCTGACGGTGATGATGAAAAAGACGCTATTGCTGCTATTTCAGAAACAATGAAAAAAGAGGGTTTAGCTGAATAA
- the ptsP gene encoding phosphoenolpyruvate--protein phosphotransferase has protein sequence MTKTLKGIAASDGIAVAPAYLLVEPDLSFTKTTVSDAASELDRFKDAIAASTSEVEAIRDSAKESLGEDEAQVFEAHLMILNDPEFTGAIETEIKDQKINSEAALDETAQKFIAIFEGMTDNAYMQQRAADVRDVSKRIMAHLLNKELPNPAAIDHEVIVVAHDLTPSDTAQLNKQFVKGFVTDIGGRTAHSAIMARSLELPAVVGTESITTDVENGQLLVVDGLNGDAVIEPSDAQVADYKQKSEAFLAQKAEWEKLKNEPSVTADGKKFTIAANIGTPNDMQGVNDNGAEAIGLYRTEFLYMDSKDFPTEDQQFEAYKEVIEGMHGKQVIIRTMDIGGDKHLDYWDLPDEMNPFLGIRAIRLSLKNEDIFRTQLRALLRASAYGKLGIMFPMIGTLNELRKAKAILAEEKTKLTNDGVKVGDNLEVGMMIEVPAAAVLADQFAKEVDFFSIGTNDLIQYTMAADRGNDNVSYLYQPANPSVLRLIKHTIDAAHENGIWCGMCGEAAGDSTMFPILLSMGLDEYSMSATSILRIRSLMKKLNTEDLKELANKACYISETAEENEQLVADLMNQVDK, from the coding sequence ATGACCAAGACTTTAAAAGGAATTGCTGCAAGTGATGGTATCGCTGTAGCACCCGCTTATCTCTTGGTAGAACCAGATCTTTCATTTACGAAGACCACTGTTTCCGATGCTGCTAGTGAATTAGACCGCTTTAAAGATGCGATCGCTGCTTCGACTTCTGAAGTTGAAGCAATTCGTGACAGTGCTAAAGAGAGTTTAGGCGAGGACGAAGCTCAAGTATTTGAAGCCCATTTGATGATTTTAAATGATCCTGAATTTACAGGAGCAATTGAAACTGAAATCAAAGACCAAAAAATTAATAGTGAAGCCGCACTTGATGAAACTGCACAAAAGTTTATTGCAATTTTTGAAGGAATGACCGACAACGCTTATATGCAACAACGTGCTGCTGATGTACGTGATGTTTCTAAGCGGATCATGGCCCACCTTTTAAACAAAGAATTGCCTAATCCAGCTGCAATTGACCATGAAGTTATTGTGGTTGCGCACGACTTGACCCCTAGTGACACTGCCCAATTAAACAAGCAATTTGTTAAGGGCTTTGTGACTGATATTGGTGGTCGGACTGCGCACTCAGCAATTATGGCTCGTTCACTTGAATTGCCAGCTGTTGTTGGTACCGAGTCAATTACTACTGATGTTGAGAATGGTCAACTTTTAGTAGTCGACGGCTTAAATGGCGATGCTGTTATTGAGCCAAGCGACGCTCAAGTAGCTGATTACAAGCAAAAGAGCGAAGCATTCTTGGCACAAAAGGCTGAATGGGAAAAGTTGAAGAACGAACCTTCAGTTACTGCTGATGGTAAGAAATTCACAATCGCAGCTAATATTGGTACACCAAACGACATGCAAGGTGTTAATGACAATGGTGCCGAAGCGATTGGTTTATACCGGACCGAATTCTTGTACATGGATTCTAAGGACTTCCCAACAGAAGACCAACAATTCGAAGCTTATAAAGAAGTTATCGAAGGAATGCATGGCAAGCAAGTAATCATTCGGACAATGGATATCGGTGGCGATAAGCACCTTGATTATTGGGACTTACCAGACGAAATGAACCCATTCTTGGGTATTCGTGCCATCAGACTGTCATTGAAGAATGAAGACATTTTCCGGACACAATTACGGGCATTGCTTAGAGCGTCTGCTTATGGTAAGTTGGGCATTATGTTCCCAATGATTGGTACCTTGAATGAATTACGCAAGGCAAAGGCAATCTTAGCTGAAGAAAAGACTAAGTTAACTAATGATGGTGTCAAAGTTGGCGATAACTTAGAAGTCGGGATGATGATTGAAGTTCCGGCTGCTGCAGTTTTGGCCGACCAATTCGCCAAAGAAGTTGATTTCTTTTCAATTGGAACTAATGACTTGATCCAATATACAATGGCTGCCGACCGTGGCAACGACAATGTTTCTTATCTGTATCAACCCGCTAACCCATCAGTATTGCGGTTAATTAAGCATACAATTGATGCAGCTCATGAAAATGGTATTTGGTGTGGTATGTGTGGTGAAGCCGCTGGTGACAGCACCATGTTCCCAATCTTATTGTCAATGGGTCTTGATGAATACTCAATGAGTGCAACTTCCATTTTGCGGATTAGAAGCTTAATGAAGAAGCTTAACACTGAGGATCTCAAGGAATTGGCAAATAAGGCATGTTATATTTCCGAAACTGCTGAAGAAAATGAACAATTAGTTGCTGACTTGATGAATCAAGTTGACAAGTAA
- the spxA gene encoding transcriptional regulator SpxA yields the protein MVNLYISPSCTSCRKAKAWLKKHDIAFKERNIFSEPLTKDELIQILRMTENGTEEIISTRSRAFQQLKVNLDDLSIDQLLNLVEKNPSLLRRPIIMDDRRLQVGYNEDEIRRFLPRKVRRLELEEMQKIADL from the coding sequence ATGGTTAATTTATATATATCTCCAAGTTGTACCTCATGTCGTAAAGCTAAGGCTTGGTTAAAGAAACATGACATTGCTTTCAAAGAAAGAAATATTTTTTCTGAACCTCTTACTAAGGACGAGCTTATTCAAATCTTGCGGATGACAGAAAATGGTACCGAAGAAATTATTTCAACGCGTTCAAGAGCTTTTCAACAGTTAAAAGTTAACCTTGATGATTTATCAATCGACCAACTGCTTAATTTGGTTGAGAAGAATCCAAGTTTGTTAAGACGGCCAATCATTATGGATGATCGGCGCCTGCAAGTTGGCTACAATGAAGATGAAATTCGTCGGTTCTTGCCGCGGAAAGTTCGTCGGCTTGAG